GGTTCTAACACTGCTACTGGTACCAACACTAATACCAACACTGGTTCTAACACTGCTACAGGTACCAACACTGATACCAACACTGGCAACACTGCAACCGGTACTAACACTGGCAACACTGGTACTAACACCGGTAACACTGGCACAAACACTGGCAACACTGCAACCGGTACTAACACTGGTAACACTGGCACAAACACTGGCAACACTGCAACCGGTACTAACACTGGTAACACTGGCACGAACACTGGTAACACTGGCACAAACACTGGCAACACTGCAACCGGTACTAACACTGGCAACACTGGTACTAACACCGGTAACACTGGCACAAACACTGGCAACACTGCAACCGGTACTAACACTGGTAACACTGGCACGAACACTGGTAACACTGCAACCGGTACTAACACTGGTAACACTGGTACTAACACCGGTAACACTGGCACAAACACTGGCAACACTGCAACCGGTACTAACACTGGCAACACTGGTACTAACACCGGTAACACTGGCACAAACACTGGCAACACTGGTACTAACACCGGTAACACTGGCACAAACACTGGCAACACTGCAACCGGTACTAACACTGGTAACACTGGCACGAACACTGGTAACACTGCAACCGGTACTAACACTGGTAACACTGGCACGAACACTGGTAACACTGCAACCGGTACTAACACTGGTAACACTGGTACTAACACCGGTAACACTGGCACAAACACTGGCAACACTGCAACCGGTACTAACACTGGCAACACTGGTACTAACACCGGTAACACTGGCACAAACACTGGTAACACTGCAACCGGTACTAACACTGGTAACACTGGCACGAACACTGGTAACACTGGCACGAACACTGGTAACACTGCAACCGGTACTAACACTGGTAACACTGGTACTAACACCGGTAACACTGGCACAAACACTGGTAACACTGCAACCGGTACTAACACTGGTAACACTGGTACTAACACCGGTAACACTGGCACAAACACTGGCAACACTGCAACCGGTACTGGTACTAACAACAACAGTCCAACAGGTTCAGGTTCCAACTCCGGTTCTAACTCAGGCTCCAATGGTTCAGGTTCTAACTCAGGTTCTAACGATTCAAGTTCTAACGGTTCAGGCTCCAATGGTTCAGGTTCTAACTCAGGCTCCAATGGTTCAGGTTCTAACTCAGGTTCTAACTCAGGCTCTAACGGTTCAGGTTCTAACTCAGGTTCTAACTCAGGCTCCAATGGTTCAGGTTCTAACTCAGGCTCTAACGGTTCAGGCTCCAATGGTTCAGGTTCTAACTCAGGTTCTAACTCAGGCTCCAATGGTTCAGGTTCTAACTCAGGTTCTAACTCAGGCTCTAACGGTTCAGGTTCTAACTCAGGTTCTAACTCAGGCTCTAACGGTTCAGGCTCCAATGGTTCAGGTTCTAACTCAGGTTCTAACTTAGGCTCCAATGGTTCAGGTTCTAACTCAGGCTCTAACGGTTCTGGCTCCAATGGTTCAGGTTCTAACTTAGGCTCTAACGGTTCTGGCTCCAATGGTTCAGGTTCTAACTCAGGCTCCAATGGTTCAGGTTCTAACTCAGGCTCTAACGGTTCAGGCTCCAATGGTTCAGGTTCTAACTCAGGTTCTAACTCAGGCTCCAATGGTTCAGGTTCTAACTCAGGTTCTAACTCAGGCTCTAACGGTTCAGGTTCTAACTCAGGTTCTAACTCAGGCTCTAACGGTTCAGGCTCCAATGGTTCAGGTTCTAACTCAGGTTCTAACTCAGGCTCCAATGGTTCAGGTTCTAACTCAGGTTCTACCGGTTCTGGCTCCAACTCAGGTTCTAACTCAGGTTCTAACGGTTCAGGCTCCAATGGTTCAGGTTCTCACTCAGGTTCTAACGGTTCAGGCTCCAATGGTTCAGGTTCTCACTCAGGTTCTAACTCAGGCTCCAATGGTTCAGGTTCTAACTCAGGTTCTACCGGTTCTGTCTCCAATGGTATTGTTGCACCTGAAAAGTCAACTACGCTATCTTCCGTTTCTATTTCTACGAATGTCCCATCCGATGTGAATACTTTCGAAGCTGGCGCCTCAAGAAAGACTACCAACTCACTCTTCGTTGGTTTAGCTGCATTGCTTTTAGCTATATAGTAGGGTGACGGTTATCTATTACTGACTCATGTTTTCGTGAAGTTAATAACGATCAAATAGATTTCGATTTGGTCTGGAATAATTTATTTGTAATACTAtttatgtttattttgtCTATCTTTTGCAATTCAACAGcttaatttgaaaacaataaatcCTAGCACGTTTCAAACAGTGCATACACTGCAGAAGTAATAGAATTTTGAGCTCAGAacattgttttcttcaGGATTTGTTTTCGTCGAAATCTATTGACGGGCAGGATTTTTTCCCAAGGAATCCTTGTATAGAATATGGTTTTCATGTTAATATAATCTGCGACCGAAAACCGATATGAGGTATTCTACGGGGATACTTCCATTTCAAAGTTACTAGAAGATACAGATCTCATGGGCGTACTatacaaaaacaaagttCCAACCATTGGGATCACAAAGTGGTGCACTTATAGATATAGTTCTAGTCGTTGCAAGTATGAAATTACAAACTCACGCTTGAGCGGGGAAgattgaaattttgaatttgtatTTACCAGAAGATAGGAAGAGCTGCATCGCGTTGCTAGTAGACACTTGCAAGTTTGATGTCAAGTTTGGTGACAGTACGCTCTTTCTAAGGGAGGCACATCTGATCTACAATAGTTTGTTTAGGACACCTGGAAATAGTATATTAAGAAGCGGCTTAGTACTTAGTATTTGGATATGGATGGGATCAACATGAACCATACTTTTGCTGGAACCAGAGGaagtttatttttagaTCATGATCTTACGGTATCGTCATTTGGTAGATTAGAAGCTCGTGGGTGTGTTGTTTGTAACAAGGTTCCAGCATGCCCCAAGTGCCAGACAAACGAGCAGTGTGCCATGACCACACAAACGTGCGAGCAGTGTCCCACCACATATTGCGAGACCATAGTCAGCTCTTCGAACTCAACAAGTACACATACGTCGCTCAGTGCAAGCAAGGTTGGAGGGATTGCAGGTAGTTTAAGTGCgttatttttcttggtgTTTGTAGGTGGCATATACCTATTTTTTAGAAACTacaggaaaaaaatggacGCCGATTTTGAGTTAGGAATTGGTGAAGAAATGAAAGGATTAGCAGGATTCGACAATGACGAGGACGAAGAAACTCCACATAAACGTGGTTCGGATGTGAATCTGCGCCAGTCAAATATTCCTAGGAGGCCCAAAAGGGTTGGATTTGCTGGTGATGACGAATCCAAGAGGTATTCTCAGACCAGTCTGTCTACAGTGACGAATTCTATCTTAACCAAGGCGTCGAATGTGTTAAACATTGCCTATGTTCCAGGAGTGACGAGCAGCAGGCCAAGCAGAAACACCCGAGGTAGAGTTGCTCCATCTATTTATAGCCGAGGCATGAGTATATACTCCAAGGAAACATATTTTAGCGACCTTGAAAATGCCTCCTTTCATGGTGGTAAGGTTGCTACCAAAGGTGGGAACCCTACATTGGTAGAGATCCACCAGGATGACTACAACTTTGACGAGGATGTAGATGAGTTGGATGAAGACGCACCCGATGAGGGGCTCGTTGAGTTTACAAACGACAAAGAATCGGTGAGTGCAGACAATTATGAGTATAGTGGTATTTCCGATTTCCCTATTAAAATTGATCTACAGATACCCAAAGGTGATGCCTCATACAAACGTCAAACGGTGAAGACGTTTGACGAGGGAGAGGAAGATGAGTTTgcagaggaagaagaagaagaagaagaagaagaaggagataACGGCATGCACGCCATGATAGACAAACCGAGGAGAGACATTGTCACGACTCAAAGGAGTGTTCCAACACGGTATGCTTCTTTGAtcgaaaagaagaacatgACAAAGAGGGACACTTTCTTTGCGTCGAAGCCGGAAATGGTGCCCCCACAGAACCGTGTCATTGGAGCCATTGGAGTATCTGATTCTGAGATTGACTCGGAGTCAGACTCCGATTCAGACGAGGAAAATATCGAGTTCTTCCTCCAACAGAATGCACAGAGCAGCATGGCCACGAATTCTGCACCCACTACACTGAATGGCAATCCATTTGCCTCGCAGTACGATTGATTTAATACCTAAAACCATGTATATTCCTTCCTTATACGGTTGCGTAATATGTTGTGTTGTACAACTGCAAAGTGTACCTTCCACATTTACTCTTTTATATTTCCTCTTTTACATTTCCCgctttatttttaaattttttttctcggGTTTTCCAACTTTCTCGAATTTCCTGAAGCGCTCAGAaagttttggatatttttgtttttgtttaccTCTAGGTGGGGTGTTTAGAGTACCACTGAAACTGTGTATCTGTGTGGAAGATTCGATTAGGGCAAGAAACTAGGCCAACCGTCTCTTAATACCAGGCATCCATACCTCAGTTGAACAAACGCGGGAAGCAGCATTGCATAGACGAGCAGTTGGCTTTTAGAAGTAGTTTTCTCTGAAGAGCTACCATTAATAtatctgttgttgaaattgcaTCTAAGGTTTAGCATCTGAAAGATACTTATAAGAACTacatctttttttttctcgaAGACTAGCCATTGATTGACACCTTATAAATCTATAGGGATATCTGGAATATAAAGAAATAGTTGTTTGAATCTGTATTCCTAATATTTTGGCATACTTTTTTCCCCATCCCCTCATAATTCTATCAAAttaagaaagagaaagacaTTGTAGTTTATTTGCATATACTCTATCAATTGGATCAGAGGTTGTTCCAAGAAATAGCAAAAATAGATTATATCCACAATGGCCGAAAGAAAGAGAACCTTCACTGCTACAAACATCTCTTCCAGTACTGATTTGCCCCAAGGTTTACAGATACCTGGTACAAATGCCATTTCTCTCACATCCAACATTGCATCGACAAACATTGCACCATCGACGCAGGTCATTGCAGACAGTGCTGAAGATGTTAATTTTGTAATAAGCCACTTGGAAGCGCCATCTGATAATGTCCCAACATATGTTTCAAGACAGTACAATAATGATTCCATTGTTGGCAATGAAATTCAAGCTTACGCTAAAATTGCTGGTTGTAATTGGACTTACTACGTGAAAACACTCAAGGTCACTATTGGAAGAAACACAGAGTTTCATCTACATAACAACGATCCTACTAATCCAGATTTGATTGACATAGATTTGGGCCCTTCAAAAGTCGTATCAAGGAAGCATGCATCTATTGTCTTCAATATGGATTCCAGGAAATGGCAACTCTTTGTACATGGTAGAAACGGATTGAAAGTTAATGGTGTACGATTGAATCTTTCGGTAAATACCCCTTGTGATTTAAACTCGGGCAATATAATAGATATTGGAGGCACTCAAATGATGTTTATTTTGCCAGATTCAGCTCCTATAATTCCAAATAACTTTCGTCAGTTGTTGAGTAATAAAAGGTCAAAGTTGAATAGCGGTTTGAAATACTCGACCTCTGATTCTGGGTCCAAGTCTGACTCGACTAACCAAGTTAAGGCATTTCAACTACAAGAGGGTATTTCCAACAAGACGAGTACACCAATAGAACAAGATTATTCTAAGGATGATGCCAAAGATTTAAAACCTCCATACTCTTATGCAACCATGATTACACAAGCCATATTATCTAATCCTCAGGGGGTACTATCTTTGTCAGAGATATACGATTGGATATCGAGCCATTTTGCTTATTACAGACATACTAAACAAGGATGGCAAAATTCGATTAGACACAATTTGTCGTTGAACAaagcttttgaaaaagttcCTAGAAAACCAAACGAACCAGGTAAAGGTATGAAGTGGCAGATCAGTGAGTCCTACCGAAACGAATTCttaaaaaaatgggaaGACGGGAGTTTGAATAAAGTTAGAAGAGGAACTAGCGTTTCAAGACAACTCCAATTGCATCTTATAAAGAACAATGCCTTACCGAAGGGAAGGTCTCCAACGTTGAACGAGGGTAATCTTCCACTAAATACCATGAGTATTTCGCATCAACAAACGCCTTCAATTCATAGCAATACCATGAGTTCTAATCATTCTCATTTATCCGGTGCATTGAATAATAGTGCATATTCAATTCCGAATCTGTCACCAAATAAAACATCAGACATAGGCCTTCTAGCGACGAAAAACAATTCTAATTCCACACTACCATCaccaatcaaaaatatgAGTATTGCAGAGATTAACTATTTAAATAACGACTCTAAGTTATCTAGTGGTTTGGTCAGTAGTATTAATAACACAACAACATCTGACCAAATCATGCGGAGTATATCTGTCGGAGATAAGCCTGAACACCAACTTCAAAGTTTGACAAGTAAAGACAAGGGGAATGGTTCTGGGATCGAAAGAAATAACCAATATACCCTCCCACCATTCAAGGAGCCAAATGACAATTTGTTAACATCTCcgaaaaaaattttcaacagaATTGACATGATGACTCCTGAGAGGAATGTTCAAAGACCGCTACTTGAACCATCTTCCGCACAGTCTGTGAACTCATCTCCTGCTATATGGAATTATGTTCAGTTTTCAACACCCCTAGGTCctaataataacaatgtTAGTAACAACCAGCAAAATATagctgaaaatgataagGTTGCAAAAATCGAAATTGAAAGTCCGTTGAAGAACAGAAAAGGggttgaaaaattaccagatatcaaagatatcGAATTGACAAAAGAATTCAAGCAGCTTTAATGCGGTTTCACTTTTGATAAGGAAATTCTCACGATCAATCATACCTGTACATTCTATTTTCCCTTCTATATAcaatcttttctttatatcCGTTTTGTATCCTACAAATTTTTTACGCATTTTCTTTAGTCATAGTTTATTATACTTgatatttatttttcatcaatacTATTAAGTTGCTACAAACATATGCTACAGTCCCTTCCAAAAAATTCATGCTTGCATCTTTTAAAGTTCCCCTAGGTATCCCTCTCCGGGACTCAAATCTTTCTCAAAACTTCGTCAACGGCAAAATTGATCTTATCCACAAAATACTGAACACCTGCTGTATTCTTGGAATCAACCTTAACAATAAATCCATTGATTCTCTTCAAAAGTGACTTTATTTCATCCTTGTCTTTGAAATCTGCTTTTATGACGAAATTTATAAAAGCAACGAGTTTACCTGTTTTCAGAACATCAATCCCCAGCGGTGTTGAAGGAAATGTTTCACTTATTACTTTTCCAAAGGTGTTCGTGAATTCCTTCTGTCTGAATTCAGTAAATTCAATAAACGGTTTATAATCAACCAGATTTCTTGGAGGAATCGATGGTGGCTTAGgataagttttttttttgagatCCAATGCCTCAAAGTTTTGTAcaaatttttcaccatcaAACTTCACAGCAGAGACTAAGTGTTTGTAAACAGTTAAGACACATACGACACTATCATCAAAGGGACAATTTTCCAGTGTAtccaaaataaaagagTAACTTATATCTTCTggaagatgttgaagaaatttgtTTAGGAATTTGGAGAATAGTTTcctgatatttttcaagccACATAATGATACAACAGAAGTGACAGTCTGCAAGTATGTAAGTACCAATAGCCGAATCCTCTTGTTAGCAAGCTGACTTGCGCTTGCAACCTGTTTCGTCTTTTCAATGTTCAAAATAGTCATGACCAAAAGATAAGAAAATGCTGCTAAGTTAGTCAAAGATGTGTCAACAGTATAGGGAATGAACATGAAAAGTTGCAAGGCGATTAGTGAAAGAGTATCAAGCGGAGCTTGAATGGTACTATTTACATGATCCACATATCCCGCAAACATGTACAATATAATTAAAGAACTATTGGTGAGAGTTAGTCCGGTAggctttttttctctaaaagATGTATTGTTATAAGTCGAAATGACAACTTTAACCATATCTTCTGCAGTGttgacattttcaatatttttgattagCAATCCATGACAATCTTGAATCTCCGTCATTAGTTGGTGCTCcacatcaatatcaaatgatAGTTGTAGAGTAACCAACCTATTCAGCAACTCCACATAATTTTTTGCTGCACTCGACATTTCATAGTCAATTAAGCTGGGCATTAAGGCAATAATAAGTGGCACTGGATGAGACTGTGACATCCTATCCACACAAGCTCCTAACAAAAAGCATAGTAATTTTCTCTGTAGATAATTTTCGTCTCCAAAGATCTTTTCAAACTCCTCTTCTGATAgttcttctctttcaacaattccCTTTGGAATATCCGGAGGAACATAGTCTCTCATGAACAAATAGACAGCACGCAAAACCGAGATTTCACCAGAAGAGGATTTGGCATTATTAAAGAAGTTTAAAATAGTGGAGACAACCATTCCTAGGAATTTTGAAGGATAAAGTGTGTCAATTTTCCTTAGTGAAAATTTGATACACTCAAATAAGGCATGAAATTTAATAACCAAAAACCCCCCTCTCTTAATAGTGATATAGTTAGCAATTCTTTCATCCACGTCATCAAACTTACTCTTATACTCCTCAGATAAgctatttttaatttcctCAAAAAGGACAGGATCAACTGGCTCATCCTGATCGGTATCTTTCAGAATCTTAATTTGCTCACAGCAGGTCAACAAGAGCGCCTTTGGATCACCATTTTCTGTAAGTAAGTTAAACATCTTGTAAAGCCAAACAACCGGAAAAGACTCACGCAAACCGAATTTTACTGGCCAACCATCTTCAATCAAGGGTAACAATAGTGGCGGTAAATCCCAGCCAATTTCAGCTAGCAACTGTTTGTCTGCCTCAAGAACTTCATATAAAGTATCCATCAGTTGGGTTCTCTCTTCTGCGTTATATATACTCCAATCATCCAAATAGACATCCAACACTGTAGAAAAGCTGATATAATCTTTACTTTTCGAACATTCGGTTGCTGAATCTTTGATGATATCGATAATTTCCGGAACCGTTAGCGGAAGCATCGTGTTTAATGACTCAACTTCCGTGTCAGACATGGTTTTTGGCTCTTGTTGCAAATTAAATATTCAATTCACTAATGGGATTGGTATATAGACTCAAGCAAGGCTATATGGTTACATTAAAGATATCTATTATCTACACATTGGCAAATCAATGCAGCTCTGAGTCAGGAAAATTGAGCATAAACTTCCTTGGCACTAGCGCCACTTCCCCAAGAGGAACATTTCATCATGCGCCACAAATGCGAATCTCTTTCATTGTCCCGCTCGGAGACAGATGTTTGCTGTTTAAATGTCAAAAGagtgttttcaattttttggtCTTGCAGCAAGTCGTTACTATCAAATTCTTTAgcagaaaaaattggaacaGTAGGAAGAGTTTGAGTACACTCTCCACATGGTgttcttttgaaattgtatGGCAATTGCAGTTTGCAAGTGTCCTCGAAAATATTGCCCAAACCGAAAACTTTATCTAGTTCAGATAGCAATGGAATATCTTTTCTTCCAAGAAGAACTTTGAGCAGAACATCgcttttcttcaaacacTCAAACACAGACTCCCTAGTAGGCACAAGTATACCTTGTATTTCGTCAAGATTGTTACTGTTACAATTATTTTTAAGTTTTTCCGGTTGAGCCATCAGAGCTCGAATTTTATCGATAACGTTTGTTCTAATGTTTTCTCCATCTGCAATCACATTCCCAAACTCTGATAACATTATCACTCTATTGTTGTGTAAGAATACTTGAGGCAGCATCAATAGGTGCCCTCTTTTTCCAAACAAAGTAGAAAAggtattttcttcaccTCTTTCTTGGGTGTGGATAGTAGAGTCAAGACAGAATTTTATCTTGGTCACTTTTTCTAGTACCTTATCCAACTGATTTGAAAGTTCCTTCATGTAAGTTGAATTGAAACTGGGATAGAAAAGGTTGGTACCGTCACTAcatgaaatcaatgaagTGTCACTTTTCTCTCGAAAAAATTGCTCAAGCTTCAGTAAGTACAAAACTACCGTAATGTGATATCCACCGCCCAATAAAATACAGTAAAGCAACTGTTTAATTATGATAGGATTGTGTACGTGATCAATTGGATTGGTAGACAAACCATTGACCAACTCGGTGCTCACTTTCTCTAGCAAAAACCGATCAGGAATGCTCACGGAGGAACTTTCGGGATCTTTTTTATTCAAGGGAACGTTCTTAGAGTGATACGTCAATATTAGTTCCATATAGTAGGTGCAATACTCATAACTCATGTTCATTCTAATGGATTGAAATAAGGGGATGATAGCAACAAAAGGTTTATAGAGAATCTTGAGATTTCTTTCCATTCCTCTGCCTGAAGATGTAATGGTTTCTTGTTCTCGTTGAAGCAATGTCCAACATGTCAAGTAGTACTTAAAGGCGAGAATCAAAACCTTGACACTCACTGCCGCTAATGAATTTGcatcttttttatttgcatTGTAGATGTACTCTCTTCTCTCGTCTAACCTACTAGAAATTCCTGCGGGCTTTTTACCGATTGAGAAGCATAAAATTCGAAAAGAATTTGATGTAAGTTTCCTTAAATGAACCATAAGTAGAGTATTATTTGATTCATCCACATTCCAaactttcttcaaaagGCTTATCAACTTACATTCCTGGTAGACTTTTAAGTACTGAAAATACTCACTAGTATTGTTGAATATAGATGCTTTAGTTATGATTTCAGACCACGTTAAGCTATCGCCAAATAGAGGGTCTTCAAacctttgcaaatttttattcaatattGTGTCAATAAATGTGTATGACAAAAGTTTCCTATGCAATAGAGAAAATTGGCActtaaaaagaaaggaaaagacTAGATTTAAAGATCgctcaaaatcatcataaCTTTTAGTAActattgttgaaagaaCTATTGTACTAACTCTGTTGTATTCTTGCCAAGACCGTgctaaagaagaagcaaattGAGACTGACCGACTGACTCTGTTTGCGTTTGTTTCAAGAGAAATTCAATGACACTCATCTTCGATTCAAAAAGCTCAAAATTTGAGAacatattttcattcataACCTCTGTTTCTactcttttctcttttaaAAGGGAGTCCTTCTCTGATAAGCATAACTTAAAAAACTCTGGATTTTTTATATTAAGCTTTGTCATCAGATTGACGCACATATCGTAGCATTCAATTGCCCAGCCACGATTACctaattctttgaaaacgTTTGCTAGATTGTACAAATATAAGGGAGAGTTCAAGTTGTCACACATTTTAAGTCCCGCTAAAACATACAAAATGCCTCTAGTTCTTCTATTGAGATTGATAAATGTAATGCCCTTTTCAAGCAACATAAAGCTTGATTGATTTCTATAGTTGTTGTTACCAAAGCGTCTCAAAAGTAGGAGGTTACTTAGGTAAGACTCTTTCCAGTCTTGAATATCCTTCAAGTTTTTAACCTGTGTAGCCATGAACAATTTTGAACACATATTGTCCCGGTTCTCTTGAAGAGTTGTAGCACTAGTAGCCTTTTCAACTAAATATTTAGAAGATTGTGCTACCATTTTTGCTAGGGGTTTGTGGTAATGTACGCGAGGCAACAATAAACGATCGTTAGTTGTGtattaaaaaaaaggagCTTCGTTTTCTTCGCATTTGATCAATCGATAAACCGAATAGAGCTCGATATTTAGGAGAACAACTACAAGACCCAAAATAGTGTCAGtagcttcttcttgatgGATGATAAGGGAAAGAAAGATATAAATGGAAACAACGATGGATTAAGACTTCATTCCAACAAAGTAGAAAAAATCACTTTCGCAAGAAAGGATTCATCGTGTACCTTTGGAAACTTTACGTCACAAAAATACTCAAGAAATAATACTGGAAACTTAGATGGGGATATGGAAGAACAACCATCTACCAATAATGTCGAGATGGATGATACTGGGTTTGAGCTAAAATTAGATGGTGGTTCGCCAATGCTAAAAGGGTTTGTAGATCCATTTGACGTGTCTCCTGAATCAAAACAACAGTTGAACACAGCAAAATACAAAACCTTTTCCTCTCCTTCTCATTCTGATAAAAGAGCTATATTAGATGGAACACTGAACCCTAATTTTTTAGAAGCTGATACTAGCACCTTAAATGCCGCATCTGAATTTCGTGCATTAAAGGAAAACCAGAGTAAAGGCGCAATATTGGACTATCAAGATGCTGAAGAAAGTGAATTTGGAATAACCATCAATGCCAAAAAACTtgacaaagaagaaattatttACGATAATTCAGAAATAGATGATTCAAGCATAAAGCTAAATTTGAATCCCTCACCCACGAGGCAATATGATCAGCTGCAAATGCAGGAATCCAACGTTGCAACCCAAGTCGATGGCAACATTCATGAAGCAGCTAACACTTTTTTTCGGGAACAAAGATGCCGAAAATTGAGTGGGGGTAGTGAAGGCAATGGATTTTGTCTGATGAATGAAGCTGCAAAGGAATATTCGCAATATGGCCTGAATCATTTCACGGAGGAGAAGATGACCCAGGATATTCTGGAAGAGACAGATCGGAACGTTGATACAAGGGGGAACATAAGTGATGCTATGTACCTGTCATTGGACAAGAATATAAGCAGTACCTTATCCCGAGAGGGAagcaaaaatgaaaatactaATCTGTTATCTTCTAGCGCCAATGGTCAGCCAAACTCCCAAATTGACACAAGTCCAGTTATGGGAAGTCCAACTAAACACACAAGTACGACTCAGGTTATTTCAGAAAGTGATAATGAGGATTACCAACAACAAGCCGATATTCCCCATTATCATGGGTTGAAGGAGACACAGCTAGTGGACAATTTCTCCCAATCCTTagttattgaagatgatgagaTGAATCGTTCAAGTAATAAATACGATTATGATGATGCTAAagatgaggatgatgatgaaactaTTAAGACGGGGAGGAAGCTACTACAAACATTCAAGATAATTGAGTCCCAATCGCAATCTCAATCTCAATCGCAATCGCAATCTCAATCGCAATCGCAATCTCAATTacaatcttcaaataagATGTTTGATCAAAGTCAGGCAGTTACGCAGACTCGAGATATTTTACAGGGGCCACCAGAAACACAGAAAATATCATCTCAAGCCTCGGACTCTAGTGAACATTCGCAGAATAAATACGTAGAAGAAGTTCAACCAAACACCGAAATGGCCAGAATCGATGATGCGCATTTAAGGAGCAGTTTGAGCAACACTAAATCTATTGAGCGGAAAGAAACATCGATTGACCAAGTGTCTTCCCCAATCAAAATTGACCCTAGAACCAACAATAACGAGAATctggatgatgatggaaTAAACAAAACCAATAATGAGACCGAGGTTCCAAACACTAGCGCAGTatctattgaaaaaattggcCTAGATATGAAAGTCACATATGCTAGTGAAAAGGTGTCCGACCTTACCTCCACACCCTTAAATGTGAGATGCAAAGATTTCGGTGTGAGACACTTGGAAAACAGAAGGCCAACGATGTCAGAGAAGTTGCAAAATGTGCTAGATGAATGCCAAATTAGTGAAAATGGAGAGTATCTTAGTGATGGAGATGTGATTAATAATGATAGTTATCTAATTCTCAAAAATAAGATTCATCgagaatt
The Pichia kudriavzevii chromosome 2, complete sequence DNA segment above includes these coding regions:
- a CDS encoding uncharacterized protein (PKUD0B10590; similar to Saccharomyces cerevisiae YPR075C (OPY2); ancestral locus Anc_3.373); this translates as MDGINMNHTFAGTRGSLFLDHDLTVSSFGRLEARGCVVCNKVPACPKCQTNEQCAMTTQTCEQCPTTYCETIVSSSNSTSTHTSLSASKVGGIAGSLSALFFLVFVGGIYLFFRNYRKKMDADFELGIGEEMKGLAGFDNDEDEETPHKRGSDVNLRQSNIPRRPKRVGFAGDDESKRYSQTSLSTVTNSILTKASNVLNIAYVPGVTSSRPSRNTRGRVAPSIYSRGMSIYSKETYFSDLENASFHGGKVATKGGNPTLVEIHQDDYNFDEDVDELDEDAPDEGLVEFTNDKESVSADNYEYSGISDFPIKIDLQIPKGDASYKRQTVKTFDEGEEDEFAEEEEEEEEEEGDNGMHAMIDKPRRDIVTTQRSVPTRYASLIEKKNMTKRDTFFASKPEMVPPQNRVIGAIGVSDSEIDSESDSDSDEENIEFFLQQNAQSSMATNSAPTTLNGNPFASQYD
- a CDS encoding uncharacterized protein (PKUD0B10600; Pfam Domains: Fork_head(4.4e-60)|FHA(1.8e-11)), with the protein product MAERKRTFTATNISSSTDLPQGLQIPGTNAISLTSNIASTNIAPSTQVIADSAEDVNFVISHLEAPSDNVPTYVSRQYNNDSIVGNEIQAYAKIAGCNWTYYVKTLKVTIGRNTEFHLHNNDPTNPDLIDIDLGPSKVVSRKHASIVFNMDSRKWQLFVHGRNGLKVNGVRLNLSVNTPCDLNSGNIIDIGGTQMMFILPDSAPIIPNNFRQLLSNKRSKLNSGLKYSTSDSGSKSDSTNQVKAFQLQEGISNKTSTPIEQDYSKDDAKDLKPPYSYATMITQAILSNPQGVLSLSEIYDWISSHFAYYRHTKQGWQNSIRHNLSLNKAFEKVPRKPNEPGKGMKWQISESYRNEFLKKWEDGSLNKVRRGTSVSRQLQLHLIKNNALPKGRSPTLNEGNLPLNTMSISHQQTPSIHSNTMSSNHSHLSGALNNSAYSIPNLSPNKTSDIGLLATKNNSNSTLPSPIKNMSIAEINYLNNDSKLSSGLVSSINNTTTSDQIMRSISVGDKPEHQLQSLTSKDKGNGSGIERNNQYTLPPFKEPNDNLLTSPKKIFNRIDMMTPERNVQRPLLEPSSAQSVNSSPAIWNYVQFSTPLGPNNNNVSNNQQNIAENDKVAKIEIESPLKNRKGVEKLPDIKDIELTKEFKQL
- a CDS encoding uncharacterized protein (PKUD0B10610; similar to Saccharomyces cerevisiae YBR216C (YBP1) and YGL060W (YBP2); ancestral locus Anc_6.112), producing MSDTEVESLNTMLPLTVPEIIDIIKDSATECSKSKDYISFSTVLDVYLDDWSIYNAEERTQLMDTLYEVLEADKQLLAEIGWDLPPLLLPLIEDGWPVKFGLRESFPVVWLYKMFNLLTENGDPKALLLTCCEQIKILKDTDQDEPVDPVLFEEIKNSLSEEYKSKFDDVDERIANYITIKRGGFLVIKFHALFECIKFSLRKIDTLYPSKFLGMVVSTILNFFNNAKSSSGEISVLRAVYLFMRDYVPPDIPKGIVEREELSEEEFEKIFGDENYLQRKLLCFLLGACVDRMSQSHPVPLIIALMPSLIDYEMSSAAKNYVELLNRLVTLQLSFDIDVEHQLMTEIQDCHGLLIKNIENVNTAEDMVKVVISTYNNTSFREKKPTGLTLTNSSLIILYMFAGYVDHVNSTIQAPLDTLSLIALQLFMFIPYTVDTSLTNLAAFSYLLVMTILNIEKTKQVASASQLANKRIRLLVLTYLQTVTSVVSLCGLKNIRKLFSKFLNKFLQHLPEDISYSFILDTLENCPFDDSVVCVLTVYKHLVSAVKFDGEKFVQNFEALDLKKKTYPKPPSIPPRNLVDYKPFIEFTEFRQKEFTNTFGKVISETFPSTPLGIDVLKTGKLVAFINFVIKADFKDKDEIKSLLKRINGFIVKVDSKNTAGVQYFVDKINFAVDEVLRKI